Proteins from a genomic interval of Bradyrhizobium sp. CCBAU 53340:
- a CDS encoding VOC family protein — MRYLHTMLRVRNLDVALKFYQDALGLKEVRRIENDKGRFTLVFLCSADDLDALKDQPKTRGAPLVELTYNWDEEKYGEDRFFGHLAYEVDDIYATCEKLMKAGVTINRPPRDGNMAFVRSPDLHSIELLQKGEPKPPQEPWASMPNTGHW, encoded by the coding sequence ATGCGTTATCTCCACACCATGCTGCGCGTGCGCAATCTCGATGTCGCGCTGAAGTTTTACCAGGATGCGCTGGGGCTGAAGGAGGTGCGGCGGATCGAGAACGACAAGGGGCGGTTCACGCTGGTGTTCCTGTGCTCGGCGGATGATCTCGACGCGCTGAAGGATCAGCCCAAGACGCGCGGCGCGCCGCTGGTCGAGCTCACCTACAATTGGGACGAGGAGAAATATGGCGAGGACCGCTTCTTCGGCCATCTCGCCTATGAGGTCGACGACATCTACGCCACTTGCGAGAAGCTGATGAAGGCCGGCGTCACCATCAACCGGCCGCCGCGCGACGGCAACATGGCCTTCGTGCGCTCGCCCGATCTGCACTCGATCGAGCTGTTGCAGAAGGGCGAGCCGAAGCCGCCGCAGGAGCCGTGGGCCTCGATGCCCAACACCGGCCACTGGTAA
- a CDS encoding glutathione S-transferase family protein: protein MPDTQLTIWGRANSVNVQKVLWCLAELGLPYQRIDAGMAFGKTREPGYLAMNPNARVPTLVEGDFALWESNSIMRYLCLAHGRGTPVYPEAPKLRAGVDRWLDWTLSMVQPVDRPVFWGIVRTPPAERDMVKVQQDADAAAEVWAIADHHLASRRFMEGDQFTLADIAVGAYARRWLGVEGITRPAQPNLTRWLAELGKRPGFAQHVAPPMS from the coding sequence ATGCCTGACACACAGCTGACGATCTGGGGCCGTGCCAATTCGGTCAACGTGCAGAAGGTGCTGTGGTGCCTTGCGGAGCTGGGCTTGCCCTACCAGCGCATCGATGCCGGCATGGCTTTCGGCAAGACCCGCGAGCCCGGCTATCTCGCCATGAACCCCAATGCGCGCGTGCCGACGCTGGTCGAGGGCGACTTCGCGCTGTGGGAGTCCAACTCGATCATGCGGTATCTCTGCTTGGCGCATGGGCGCGGCACGCCTGTTTATCCCGAGGCGCCAAAGCTGCGCGCCGGCGTCGACCGCTGGCTCGACTGGACGCTGTCGATGGTGCAGCCGGTCGACCGCCCGGTGTTCTGGGGCATCGTGCGCACGCCGCCCGCCGAGCGCGACATGGTCAAGGTGCAACAGGATGCCGATGCCGCCGCCGAGGTCTGGGCGATCGCCGATCACCATCTCGCCTCACGCCGCTTCATGGAGGGCGATCAGTTCACGCTCGCCGACATTGCTGTTGGCGCTTATGCGCGGCGCTGGCTCGGCGTCGAGGGCATCACCCGGCCGGCGCAGCCCAATTTGACGCGGTGGCTCGCCGAGCTCGGCAAGCGGCCCGGATTTGCTCAGCACGTGGCCCCGCCGATGTCGTGA
- a CDS encoding PilZ domain-containing protein produces MPQPKKRAARKLLSQHAWITLEGGFAARHCLVQDISASGAKITMDEDAGQLPGVIRMAFARDARTGRSCQVVWRRGKSAGVRFL; encoded by the coding sequence ATGCCACAGCCCAAGAAGCGCGCAGCCCGCAAACTGCTGTCGCAGCACGCCTGGATCACGCTCGAGGGCGGATTCGCGGCGCGGCATTGCCTGGTCCAGGACATCTCGGCCTCAGGCGCGAAGATCACCATGGACGAGGATGCAGGCCAGCTGCCGGGGGTGATCCGGATGGCCTTTGCGCGGGACGCGCGGACCGGGCGAAGCTGCCAGGTGGTCTGGCGCCGCGGCAAGTCCGCGGGCGTCCGGTTCCTCTGA